The following is a genomic window from Plasmodium yoelii strain 17X genome assembly, chromosome: 12.
attttattttattttttctactTTATTAGATCAAAAAATGAAGGATCCACAAAATTGTTCTTTATAACATTCTTCTATTACTTTGCCTCTCAAATTGTTAAGGTTATATATAGTTTGActtcaaaaaaattttaaatatatatttatattcatatataactgtcaaaatataataatttttttttttttgtttgtaGTTGTTTGCATTGGCTTTCCTTTCAATAGGACTTATACAGAGCATGACAATTTTCAAtgtataaatacaaaaaaaaaacaaaaaaatacaaaaaaatatgcacataCATAATTAGCACCCCCTTTTCTTTGCTATCCTTTATCTTTAAAACATATTTCATCTTACAATTTTTAGATCGTTTTTCAAGAGGCTTGGAATTTTATTGATTTAATAGGGCTCTATTATGTTTTATCACATAAGTATGCATTCAAACtagttcatatatatatatccttACTCAACTATttatttcaaataaatatattaaaatgatATATACAATTTCGTAGGCAAATGCATATGTTCAACATAAAAAGTAGGATATTGTCTACTGGCCTTAGTTGGGGGTTTTGTGAATCAGTTGCCACAAacttttttccttttttaattggtaatatatccatatatatcatgaaatattaataatatatatttcctatTTTAATTActcttattttattttattttattaatttttttgtctaTAATTTTTACAGGAGGGAAATCAGTTGATTTTTCTTTGAAACATATTTATAGGTCTATATCAGCAAACACATTTTTGgtacgtttttttttttttttttttttttcaaaaacatATCAActtaataattttagaaggaaaatatgcatacatatgtgtgtattacatttttatgttaattttttttatttttgtagaTCTCTAATTTGAGTAAAActtatttgttatatttatggataaaaaatgtgcaaaataaaaaaaaagtcaaTTCAGTTAATTcgcttttaatatatttcacGTTCATCCTTCCCCTTATAAATAAGtaagaaaaatgaaaaaatgacCAAAATAAACAGAACGAAAAAATGTCGGATTGTATTTATTGTTGCAATAcgtttttataaattcacgaaaaaaaatgaaatgagACCTTTCTCTTTTCCCTCAACTGTCTTATCAAATAGTTCACATGTTGAAATGGTCATttcttatcattttttaactTCTTTCATTTGcagaattattttaataaatgaagaCATGATTAGTAGCGTGATATTTATTAAGTTGACTGTCCTTTTTTTCATTAcctttattttcttttgttccgtaaaatatatttttaattcacaAACTGAGAAAGTAGAAATCGTCAAAGCCAACTCTTCACATTCTTATGATAACGATGTAAATGTTAAGAATGAAGATAACGAAAACGATATGAATAAAggattgaaaaaaaaatataatagaaaaaaaaaaagcagaTAAATTGTGTTTTTAATAATGGCTATTATGGaagtataaatatgttaatggcatatacataataaatgatttacagttttgttttttattttattttattttattttttctgatTGTACATGTCTTTACAATTTTGCTGTGTAATTAGGGAATATTCCCCATAATTGCATAGGATATATTCTGTTTCCTTGTTTGTTCGGATTCTTaagttattattaaattCGCTCTATAAGGAAAAGATTGGCGATAAAAACATGTATTATATggcaatattatatataatcataTACCACACATATATCcaaattgttattattttcattaattttttatgccattttaagtttatatttttttttaatttttacttCTTGAGGAAACAATTCTTTAACAcacttttttgtttttgttaataaccctctgtaattaaaaaatataaaacaaatacaATAAGCTATTAGTttaaaattggaaaaaaaaatatattatttccttTATTTGCTTTTTGATTTGATAGACTTACAAAAATAGTGACGCTTGCTTAACTGCATGCTCATAATTGGCATCTTCGTTGTACTTCAATGGGATACCTATGTTCATTAATAAATTCgaacatgtatatatttttttttttttcgaaattACATTGCATTTTTTATGCCCTTACAAAACAATAGCAACATGTCTACACAAATCACAAAATATCAGTTCTTGCTAGCGAAAtcaatatatacaatttttatttgaagacacatatttatatggAACATATTACTTATATACATGATTTTATTTGTGTGTGTATGTGTTTACCGTCAGaatttattaatacatatGATACAATTGAAGAGTTATTGCTCATCCAGGCGTTTAGTGACTCACTTATTTCACTTGAGGAACTAGCCATTTTCTTttcgctattttttttttttaatattttttttttcaatttttttttttcaatattttttttcgctGTTTTTTCGCTGTTTTTTCGCTGTTTTTTCGCTATTTTTTTGCTGGTTTTTCCctatatttcctttttttttatttctgttCTCATATTGCATTTACTGCCCCTCTTTGTTAGGACACcgtttaaaagaaaaattaacaCAAATTTAATCGTAATAATAATGCAACAAATATCAATACTAAAGAtttactaatataaaaaagacaTATATGAACATTAATTGTtcatatgttatatattttatgataataCACGCAGTTATGTACTTCTATATTCGTacatatgtgcatatatgtatataaattacaaaaatgtggaatattctaaaaaataaaaagataaataagtttttataCTTTATAGAGGTAGCAttaattaacaaaaaaaaaattatacaaaaaatgcataaaaatttataagaGCTATCATTATATTGTATGAAAGAGAAAAGACAAAGAGAAGCCAGTATGTGCACTTTCCATTTTTACgctaatatgtatatgtagtACATCTATATGTGCATGCAATTTTTTGttcattaataatatttcattaaatGCACAATTTCGAGAAATTCGAAATTTGCATTATCCATATATGGCCATAATTACGTATcacaaaaaaagaaaaaattaatatgcaAAAGCCCCCAAAATAATCCCATAAATATCATCATACACGGATATATtgtgtatgtatattatattttcttattcaaattaattctttttatttcttcatcgctttatatatttattgttaatacgcatcatttttttttgaaatttttctcaatatattttctcttcacaaacacacatatatttataacttTTTACACTGCTATTTCTCTCATTAGATACGGAAAATATCCCCTAATCATTCTATAGTTTCACTTTCCCTTTTGAAAACAACTTTTTTCCCTTCCGATGCAATTGACTCCTGTTCCTTTACTTGTCCTTTTTCTGCTTCTTCTTCCGATTCTTCTGATTCGTCTTCTGATTCATCTTCTGATTCTTTTGACCCACCTTCAGACTCTTCTGATTCATCTTCATCTTCAGATTCTTCTGCTTCTGCTTCTGGCTGTGTTTTGCCATCTATTtcgttcattttttttttatttaaattttcggCACTATTAGAATATCCAGATCCTAGAGTTTTATTTGATTCGATTGACTTACTTTTTTCCTCATCTTCATCTTCATCACTTGATTCGTTTGTTTCTGAATTTTCACTTTTATCTGCATGTGAATTTGTGTCGTGATCAGTACTCTCCGAACTATCACTATCGCTATCTGAGACGTTAGTATCTTTAGcctttcaaaataaaaaaaaaaaataaataaacaataaaTCAATATAATGGACAAATAAAAGGGGactataacatattttattaatgaaaaaaaaatatatataacatactATTAAGAATTCCGGATTTTCGATAAGCAATTGCATGCACTTATTAGCCATAGGTATACATTccacaaataaaaaatgtgttttttttGGCTTAAAAAATGTTGGTGCGAATATTTTCCCTAATGTTTCTATAgtcatattattttcatttgaatattttgaaaCAGTCTGAAAGAATtgtaatatacataatatacaGTCTCTAGTTCCTggttttaatttattatataattttttaatattttcttttattgttttatttgatGCTGATACtgtttttaaatgatatAGTCGTGTAAATGCATCTTTTCCTAATAACCCATGTTTTTGTGTATCTAGAAACAACCTAAATGAACATACCAAAGAAGgaatattactaaaatcgGTTGTAGGTTCTCCATATTCTATATCtccaattatattatatattgtatttgCATCTGtttgtaaataaaataaatctttTGTTGTAATCGTCTCTGGTTTGCATAAATAAGTTAAAAAATCTACAAGTATAGAAGGGATATGCTTAAAACCATTATAACTTTTTCCAAATCGTTGACATAATATTTCTAAATCTGCAGAAAATGGTGATATTGGTATTCCTTCCCCTAATAATACTTCTTCATTTCTTTGTACAATATAAGGAAAATGCTTTAAATTTTCAGTGggatttatatttaattttaaaaacaaatcTTCTAATTTTTCGACGTATTCCACTTTTTTCCAAAATTTTGTTGAAACAAATGGGGTTAATATAGTTAGCAAagatttggaaaaaaaaccACTATGCACTAGGTACAATTTTTTCaggttttttttatatgttctTGGTAAAGTATCATAccctaaaaaaataatatatatatgaaaatatgttcatgttaaaatatttataaaaaaatagtaaaaacaatattaagATATATGTTTATAGCTCGAAAAGACATATCAGAAAAATACATGTTTAAAGTTTAAAACATTATTCCCTGTTTccgaaatatatataaatttttcacatatttccattatagtatatatacaaaaatatatccaTGAATTTTTCTTACATTGCTTGGCATATCCATATACCATATTGCTAAGCCAATTTGTGTGCGTTTCACATAACACAAGcacataattatttttgacAATAGGATCTAAAGTCATGATTACATATCTCCTAAAagagaaaattaaaaatagacaaaattaaaaatagataaaattaaaaatagataaaattaaaaatagataaaattaaaaatagataaaattaaaaatagacaaaattatatatggAAAGATGATAAAGAAATGTATTCATTTTGATGTTATAAAACAAGTatcataatttaaaataatccattttattttcatttgctgatttgttaatatttataaaataatataaaacaaaacaaaacaaaacaaCGTAGTCATGATATATGACATCCATTGATATACacattaaatatttttatcgaaattatattttatttatgcttatttttatagtttttaaGTTACAATGTTTTCTCAGGATCCGCTCCAGATGATATTATAAAACAAGGAatcaataaaacaatatgagAGCCATATCCATCTTTCCCTATTGTTTTTAGTAAGTCTGTATTATACAGCCTAAGAAGGAATAAAATTTCACATACATAtgaatatatgaatatatgaatatgtataggtatattattttacacATATGCGTATATAGAATTAATCATTGGTTTTAAAAATggacataaataataatccacatgaatgtatatgcaaataataaataacaaaaacaGAATGGAGGAAAtttcttatttatattatttttcataaaaaaattatatactcATCAAAATTTTCAGATTGTGATTTCTTCAGCAGTTTTTCGTATTCCAGCAAAATTTCCTCAGGAACTTCAGTATCGGAAtcaaacattttttaattataaatgttaatagtaaaaaatacaaaaataatatgaacaatAGATAttgtacatataaaaaagtggggacacaaaaaaaaaagtaaataaaTCAGATAAATGAAacgatatatataaatattatatcttcATTTATTCATGTTTAAAAGtgtacaaaaaaattaagccCCTTTATAATGCGGTGATAATGACATTAATATTCATGCAACTTTCCGATTTAACTtcattttaaattttcatagctatttataacattttatgaatattgggttgtcttttttttttttgagtaattaaataaaagatTTTTTCCCTCTTTTTTATACCcatacataatattttattatcttttatCTATGAATATGtttcaatttaaaaaaaaataagcaaaacaaaaatgttaaattcgcagaataattatatatatatatatatatatatatatgtatatgctaattcatttaaatttCACATATCCGATTTTTCGTGAAGATTTATATTTCGTtggaattataataaaataacatatatatgatttttttttttttctctttttatctttaaatttatataatttttcgaATTTTAAGTAGGGcgtgtacatatttttatattattttttttttttacatttttaaaaaaaatttaaaatatggcatgttaataatatattaaaatcaaACAaaacattttgttttttctttatttatgcTCTCTTTTCGTAAAAATAGAATTAagctatttattttatttattataattatatttttacgaTCATTATAcgttaaaatattatttataagtCAAATGTCACGTCTCTATGATAGCAAGTTTAATAAATTCGATGGCGAGCCTAGagcttttttattatatctcAAACTTTCATTCACCAGCCAAGCGCTATATACATACGCTATATACATACGATATATAATACGATATATAATACGATATAAGCATCACACAGGTATAATGTTGATATACCGTCAGTTCACGGGGAGTGTTCTCAAAAATATAGCTAAAAACATGCTCTTAAAAAAAGGTGAACATATCCAGTATTaactatatttattatttatatatttataaatacaatatacACTATCaatatgtgtgtatattgTAATAACGtccaaataaatatatgcttGTTTCCGCACAATGAAAAAGGACTTTCATAATTGCACACACACAACAaagcatatatttttttttttattctagctataaaataaaatcctTAATAATCATtaagtatatatgtataattattcTTCGTAATTTCTAACttaatataacatttttgttATGTCTATACTCTTTTCATTTACCTTAACACACAtttataatagaaaaatgcaaaactttttttttttaattattaccATGAATGCATATtcttatataaaatgtatgaACTGTTCAtgtaaaaaagaaaaaatatagccAAAATTATGAACGTAATAGTAACcgaaaaataaacaaattaactAATCAAAGACATCATCATGatgcacatatatttaatttggGAAGTTCTTAGATATtctataaatgttataaggatgaaaaaaataaatttaatatccttaaaataaatatatattcataatttagctatttagttatatatatgactATGTCGAAAATATATGTTCTATGTGTGCGCGTGTATACACTATATATCTTTGCATTTTTCCAGttatacattattttttttaatttttaataaaataataaaaaaaataattttctataAATAGGTAAACTACTCTcgattatataaaaaaaatggtggtaaaataattaatattaatttcataatttttttttttacaacatATGTTATAGGCAACTGGTGCGTGCAACCAACGGGATTTTAAAAATAGAATTGCATAATTCAGTTGCAAAACAAAGTtgatttttgtatatttaacAACATAATACTAATTTAACGAatcattttaaatataaaaatacatataacaaaaaaaattctaaTTATTATCCTCTTACccctaaaaaaaaatatataaaaatatagtatatatacctcaaaatattTTCCGCACATACCGCATACATAATCATAGactccatattttttttttttcgcatgttgttttttttatatttatttattatgcaTATTCTAATTcattatcatatattttaaaaaataaatatatatttgaaatacatataaattatttaatatatatttttttattttctatttgaataaaagtatttttaactttatagaatattttttattttaaacaaTATGTCAttctattaaaaaataaaatgaaaattttctatacacataacatatttttttaacagcGACACATTTTTATGATTGTTAAAGTAAGATGTAAATTTCTACAAACATTgtatttcataatattttttttttttttcgtctacattttaattttttatatacctgtattttgatatatgtaataattttttaccgttttattattttgtctatttttatattatttccgttatttttattcatttttatgttaaattatttccttaacaaaaaaaata
Proteins encoded in this region:
- a CDS encoding transmembrane protein 147, putative, whose product is MTLFHFVNCSISVFAPYYIISDGYKLSKNEGSTKLFFITFFYYFASQIVKLFALAFLSIGLIQSMTIFNIVFQEAWNFIDLIGLYYVLSHKQMHMFNIKSRILSTGLSWGFCESVATNFFPFLIGGKSVDFSLKHIYRSISANTFLISNLSKTYLLYLWIKNVQNKKKVNSVNSLLIYFTFILPLINKIILINEDMISSVIFIKLTVLFFITFIFFCSVKYIFNSQTEKVEIVKANSSHSYDNDVNVKNEDNENDMNKGLKKKYNRKKKSR
- a CDS encoding roadblock/LC7 domain-containing protein, putative; amino-acid sequence: MASSSSEISESLNAWMSNNSSIVSYVLINSDGIPLKYNEDANYEHAVKQASLFLGLLTKTKKCVKELFPQESEFNNNLRIRTNKETEYILCNYGEYSLITQQNCKDMYNQKK
- a CDS encoding rho GTPase-activating protein, putative — translated: MFDSDTEVPEEILLEYEKLLKKSQSENFDELYNTDLLKTIGKDGYGSHIVLLIPCFIISSGADPEKTLRYVIMTLDPIVKNNYVLVLCETHTNWLSNMVYGYAKQWYDTLPRTYKKNLKKLYLVHSGFFSKSLLTILTPFVSTKFWKKVEYVEKLEDLFLKLNINPTENLKHFPYIVQRNEEVLLGEGIPISPFSADLEILCQRFGKSYNGFKHIPSILVDFLTYLCKPETITTKDLFYLQTDANTIYNIIGDIEYGEPTTDFSNIPSLVCSFRLFLDTQKHGLLGKDAFTRLYHLKTVSASNKTIKENIKKLYNKLKPGTRDCILCILQFFQTVSKYSNENNMTIETLGKIFAPTFFKPKKTHFLFVECIPMANKCMQLLIENPEFLIAKDTNVSDSDSDSSESTDHDTNSHADKSENSETNESSDEDEDEEKSKSIESNKTLGSGYSNSAENLNKKKMNEIDGKTQPEAEAEESEDEDESEESEGGSKESEDESEDESEESEEEAEKGQVKEQESIASEGKKVVFKRESETIE